Sequence from the Amycolatopsis sp. NBC_00345 genome:
GGCGTCGCGGCGCTGGGCAGCGTCCTGTCGAGCGGGTTCCGCTCCACCATGCCGGACGCCACTCCGCTGGCCGACGCCGTCCGGGTGCCGGCGCTGGCGGACACCGCGCGCTCCGCGTTCACCTCGGCGATGTCGACGACGTTCCTGGTGAGCGCGGTCGGTGTGGTCGTCGCGGCGGTGCTGGCCGCAGTGGTACTGAAGGACAAGCGATGAACTTCTCCGTTACGCACTGGCAGAAGCGGCTCGACGACCTGCGCGTCGCCCACCACGTTCCCGGGGCGTCGCTGGCGGTGCTGGCCGACGGCGAGATCCACGAACTGGCGAGCGGGCTGCTGCACCGCGGCACCGGCGTCGAGGCGAGCACGGGGTCGGTGTTCCAGGTCGGGTCCATCACCAAGATCCACACGGCGACGCTGGTGATGCGGCTCGTCGACGCCGGCGAGCTGGACCTCGACGCGCGGGTGGTCGACGTGCTGCCGAGCTTCGCGACCGCCGACCCCGCCGCCACCGGCCGCATCACCGTGCGGCAGCTGCTGTCCCATACGAGCGGCCTGACCTGCGACTTCACCCACGACACCGGCCGTGGGGACGACTGCCTGGCGCGCTACGTCGAGGCCGCCGCGGGTGTGGCCCTCGACTGTCCACCCGGGACGGCCATCTCCTACAGCAGCGTGGGTTACAACGTGCTCGGCCGGATCGTCGAGGTGCTCACCGGCAAGACCTGGGACGAAGCGGTGCGGGACCTGCTCTGCGCGCCGCTCGGCTTGACGCACACGGTGACGCTGCCGGAGGACGTGCTCGCCTTCCGTGCGTCGATGGGCCACCTGGGCGAGCCGGGCGAGTGGCCGGACCCGGCGCCGTCGTGGAACCCGCTGCCGCGGTCGTCCGCGCCCTACGGCGGACAGCTGTGCGCCACGGCCGCGGACATCGTCCGGCTGGCGCGCCTGCACCTGGACGATGGTGTGGCGCCGGACGGGACGCGACTGCTCGGCGCCTCGTCCGTCGCGGCGATGCAGCGGCCTGAGACGGACACGCCGGACCACTGGACGGTTTCCTCCGACGGCTGGGGCCTGGGCTGGACGTTGTACGACTGGGGCGGAATCAGCGGTTTCGGCCACGACGGCGCGACGATCGGCCACTACGCCTACCTGCGCGTCGTGCCGGCGGCCGGCGTCGTGGTGGCGCTGCTGACGAACGGCGGCGACGCGCGCCACCTGTACGAGTCCCTGGTCGGCGAACTGCTGTCCACGCTGGCGGGGGTGGAGCTGCCGCCTCCGTTCGCACCACCGGCTGTTCCCTCCACTGTGGACATCGGGTCCGTCGCGGGCCGGTACCGGCGGGAGGGGGTCGCGATCACGGTGGAGGGACGGGCCGAGGTGCCGTGGTTGCGGTACGAGTTCGTCGACGGCATGGCCGGGCTGGCGCCGGCGATCGAGGCGGAGCTGGTCCCGGTATCGGGGACGGTCTTCGCCGCCCGCGTCGCCGGGCCCTTCAGCGGCGATTGGATGCCGGTGGTGTTCGCGACGCTGAGCACGGGGACGCCGTGTGTCTACATCGGACTGCGGGCTGCGCCGAGGGTTGTGGGGTGACTCCGTGTGTGGCTGGGGTCGGTGTGGTGGGTTGGTTTCCGGTGTGTCTCGACTGCGGGGGTGGCTGTCAGGGTTGGTGCGGGGGTGGGGGGCGTGGCGCCTGGCTTTGTCTGGGGGGAGTGGTGGCTGGCGGGGTTGGTGTGGTGGTGGCGGTGGGGCGAGCGTGACGGCTGGGTTTGTCTGGGTGGGTGGTGGCGGTTGCCGGGGTTGGTGTGGTGGGGCGGGGCGGGCGTGGCGGCTGGGCCTGTCTGGGTGGGTAGTGGTGGCTGGCGGGGTTGGTGTGGTGGTGGCGGCGGGGCGGGCGTGACGCCTGGATCTGGCCGGGTGGTCCGCGGCGCCACTGTTCGCGCCGGTCGCTTCCGCTCGGGTCCGCCGGGGCGCAGACTGGGCTGATGGACCGGCGGGTGCGGGTCGCGGTGCGGGTGGGCGGGGTGGTGCAGGGGGTGGGGTTCCGGCCCTTCGCCCACGGGCTCGCGCGGCGGCTGCGGCTGTCCGGCTTCGTCGGCAACGACGCGG
This genomic interval carries:
- a CDS encoding serine hydrolase domain-containing protein, whose protein sequence is MNFSVTHWQKRLDDLRVAHHVPGASLAVLADGEIHELASGLLHRGTGVEASTGSVFQVGSITKIHTATLVMRLVDAGELDLDARVVDVLPSFATADPAATGRITVRQLLSHTSGLTCDFTHDTGRGDDCLARYVEAAAGVALDCPPGTAISYSSVGYNVLGRIVEVLTGKTWDEAVRDLLCAPLGLTHTVTLPEDVLAFRASMGHLGEPGEWPDPAPSWNPLPRSSAPYGGQLCATAADIVRLARLHLDDGVAPDGTRLLGASSVAAMQRPETDTPDHWTVSSDGWGLGWTLYDWGGISGFGHDGATIGHYAYLRVVPAAGVVVALLTNGGDARHLYESLVGELLSTLAGVELPPPFAPPAVPSTVDIGSVAGRYRREGVAITVEGRAEVPWLRYEFVDGMAGLAPAIEAELVPVSGTVFAARVAGPFSGDWMPVVFATLSTGTPCVYIGLRAAPRVVG